ATGCGTCATTGTATCCCCTAATTGAGGAACAGTATCACTTGTATCGGCAAACATTAGATTTTTACCAAAGAACTTATTAAAAACTACTCCGGCAGGATGTTTGTCATAATATTGCCCATTATGGTGACCCGGTGTAGTAAATGAAATTGGTTTTGCTTGAGCAAAATTGATCAAGTCGGTCAAAAAGCCTGGCACCATTTGCTTTTCATATTCTGTAGCTTTCTGAGTGACTTGGTCTTCATCTACCTGATCAGTTACTTTAATCAATGGAATCGGAAAGCCAGATTGTTCTCTTAGAGCTTCTGCTTGTTTTATTCCTAATGCATCATCATTTTTGACAACAATTGCGGCAAGTTCAGCACTATTTTGTACATCGCCAATTGGAATTGACGACCAACCTTTCATCTTATTAACATTGACGCCATTTCCAATGGCAATTTTCAAAAAATCCATCCTTTTTCTTTCCATTTTGTCCACGAAACCGTTTTACATATTGCAAAACTTTAAAAAGTCTTTATAATTTTTCTACAGTATAGCGTACTTTTTGCATTCTTTCTTAAAATACGCTACAGCTGAAATTATTATATAAATATTGGAGGTTTTTAACAAGTGCATTTGCCTTGCTCGCCTCCGAGAACAGCTATGTCAACACAACGATAAAATAGCTTAACTTGGAGGAATTTTTATGTCAGAAACAATCGAAACAGTCAATTTCGAACCCGGCAAAAAACACTACATGTCATGGCCGGTTATTGCATTGATCGACTTCGTAACGATTATCAGTTTTGAAAATATTTTTTATCCATTTCAAAATCAAGGTTTATCAGTAGTTGTATCTTGGATTTTCCTACTCTTCGCCTACGTTATTCCTTATGCATTGATGTCTAGTCAAATGGGCCTAACCTTTACTGATCAAGCCGGTGGATTGGCATCTTGGGTACGTCATTCATCTAACGATACACTGGGCTACTGGACTTCATGGATGTATTGGGTTCAAACTGTTCCTTATTTGGTCGATGTTTCTAATTCAGTTATTGTGTCCTTTTCATGGATTATTTTGGGCAACAATACTTTAGACAAGCATATGTCTACTTTTTGGTTTGGGATTTTGACCTTTGTCATTATTCTTGCCTTTATTTTGGTTGAAAATGCAATCAAGAATTCACTTGAACTACTATCTTTAATTGGTGGTGGTGCAATGTTTATTATGTCTATGCTCTTTGTTTTACTTGCTGTTTGGTCAGTTATGCATGGACACCATATTGCTACCCAACCATTTAACTTGGCCGCATTTAAGCCATCATTTAGTTTACGTTACTTTTCTACCACTGGTCTTCTAATCTTCGCCATGTCTGGTGCAGAACTTGCTGCTCCTTATATCGTACAAATGCGCGATCCAAAACACGAATTTCCTAAAGCAATGTGGATGTTGGCTTTGATGACTGGATTCTTGACTATCTTCGGTACTTTGGCTTTAGCAATGTTTTTCAATGCTCATCATATTCCACATGATTTCAAGATGAACGGACCTTACTATGCATTTCAACTACTAGGCGAAAGCCTTGGTTGGGGCAAAGTATTAATGTACATCTTTGCTGTTGTTCAAGCCCTCTTTATGATGGCCCAATTAGCAGTTTTACTTGATGCATCAAGTCGTGTCTTTGCCGGTGACGTTGCCGACAAATTCATGCCAAAATGGTTAACTGGGAAAAAAGACAAAACAGGTCGTCCAGTTCACTCGTACACTTTAACTTGTGGTTTAGCCTTATTCTTGCTTTTACTTACTGGGACTTTGCCAAATATTAATTCAATTTACAATTGGCTTTTAAATATCAATGGTATTATTTCCCCATACAAGACTTGTTGGGTATTCTTCGCTTTCATTATGTTACGGATGCACCAAGAGAAGTTCCACTCAGATTATGTCTTCGTTAAAAATAAGACTGGTGCCCTTATCATGGGCTGGTGGTGCTTAATCTTTACCTTTATCTGTGCTACTTTAGGATTTATTCCTCAAGAAGCAGAAGCAACATTCGGTAGCGCAGCCTTTAATCACCAATTAATTATGAATATTATTACAGTTATCGTACTCTTTGGCTTAGGCTTCTTACTACCATACTTAAGAAAACGCGAAGAACGTAAAGAAATGAATATATAAAATAAACATGCTTCGATCAGTTCGAAAATCGAGGCATGTTTATTTTATTATTCTAAGATTTCAACCTGCATCTTACTAGGAACATTAACAAAGTCGAATTGTTTTTGAAAAACATGATCAAACCGTAAATCATAAACAGAACCAATAATTGGTGTTAATGCAAAAGCTCGTAAAGTGTTCATATCTTTAGTTTTATTAGCATAAATATGATGCATTTGTGGTTTGATTTTATAAATTCGTTCTAAATATTGTGGACTTACCTCATCAACATAGCCTTCTAGAGTGAAACCAATGCTAGTGAGAGTTTCTCTTCCGCGCAAAGCGGTAATTGAAACTTTATTGTGTCCCTTAATATGGCGATAAAATGACTTCTGATTAGTCGTTGCAAAAATCAGACGACCATCTTCATTAAAGTCAATATCGATAATATTGGTATGTGGATCACCATTTTGATCAACGGTACCAAAAATTACTGAATGGAAACAATCAACGATTAGATCTAGGAATTCGTCGTTACTTAAATTACGATCGAGTTCAGGAACATGTTGTCTCATAATAATCTTTCCGTTTCTATATACTTTCTGTAATTTTTATCTATATTATTTCTTATAGTGTACATGACACAATTAACTAAAAACAAGAAACTGTCAAATCTTTTGTGTAAATAGATCTTTCTCGTAAATTGATTTTTTAATTATTTATTTAATCAAAGTAGGATTCTAAGGTGTCCTGAACCTGACCAAAGCCTTTATGAATTCGATTGAAATAACGGTCATTGTAGCTCATTGCCTGGATGCCAATAAATGCATCAAGCGACTGTTCAGTTGGAAATTCTGCCTTAGGCTTAGCTTTACGCTTGATGACGTTGTTAAAGGATTCAATCATATTGGTTGAATAAATTGAAGCTCTGATTTGTTTGGGATAATTGTAGAAGACTAGCAGATCGGGCTCAATTTCCTTCAAACCTTTGATGACATGGCTATAAGCTTTATTCCATTTGGCATAGAATTTGTGCAAGACAGCTGCAGCTTCTTTTTTGCTTGTCTGTTGATGTATCTGCTTGAATTCGTTCATGATCTTTTCACGATCGTCGACGCGTACTTTAGCGCAGATATTGCGCATGACATGAACCAGGCAGCGTTGAAAATGAGCTTTAGGATAAGTCCTGGCCAAGGCTGTTTTCATGCCAACAACACCATCAGAAAGAAAAAGCTCAACTTGCTTCAAGCCTCTGGACTTCATGTTTTGAAGCATCTCTGTCCAAACTTCAATGTTCTCACTAGGAGCAATGCAGTAGTCAATGACTTCCTTATGTCCATTAGGTTTAATGCCAATGGCAATATATACTGCTTCACGCTCAAACGTTTCTCGGCGCAAAGGAAGGTATGTCGCATCCAAATAGACACAGAAAAACTTGTCGCTTAGCTTGCGCTTGTGATAAGCCTCAATCTTGGGGAGCATCTGCTTGGAAATATTTGATACTTGAGCTGGACTATAATGACTGCCATACATTTTCTCAATCAAGTCAGCGATTTCTCTGGTAGTTACGCCTTTGGAGTATAGCTTGATAATCGTGCTTTCCAAAACATCAGAGTGCTGCTTGTAGTCAGGCAGCGTGTGCTGATGAAACTGACCGTTGCGGTCTCGAGGCACTTGCACTTCAATTGGTCCAAACTGGGTATCAACCTTGCGGAAATAAGCACCATTTCTAGAATTGCCAGTATTCCAGCCATTTCTGGCATAGGGATCATAGCCTAGAAAGGCAGTCAACTCAGCTTCTAGCAAGTTATTAACAGCCTGTTGTAGCTCTTTGCGCAATAAATCATTTATTTTGTCTGGATTGAATAGAGCTTGAGCAAAATCTTTGGTAAAATCATTCATGAAGGAGTTCTTCTTTCTGTATGTGTTTTTTTGTTCAAACCAATCATACGAGAAAGGAACTCCTTTTTCTAATGTTTAAAGAAATAAATTTAAGGAATCATTCATCCTTACACAAACTATTTTACAGTCTCAAAAACAACTTTAATGCTCATTATTTTCCCATTTTAAATGTATAATTGTTTAATATTAATTTTTCTGGTAAAATTTTAGCTAACAAAAAATAAGAAAAGAGGCAGAATATGAATATAGATTATAAGAAATTGGCCCAAGCCAAAAAGGACGACATTCTTCGTGATCTTGACGAATTAATCGCAATCGACTCATCTGAGGATTTGAATAATACTTCCGAAGAGTATCCTGTTGGTCCAGGTCCAGTTAAGGCAATGAAGAAATTCTTATCGTTTGCACAGCGTGATGGTTTCCATATCAAAAATGTTGACAATTACGCTGGCCGTGTCGACTATGGTACTGGTGAAAAACGTTTAGGCATTATTGGCCACATGGACGTGGTTCCAGCTGGTGACGGCTGGGTAACTGATCCTTTTAAAATGTTAATTAAGGATGGTAAAATCATTGGTCGAGGTTCTGCCGATGATAAAGGTCCTGCCCTAGCTGCATATTATGGCATGCTTTTACTTAAAGAAGCTGGATTTGAACCTAAGAAAAAGATTGATTTTATTGTGGGAACCAATGAGGAAACTAATTGGGTTGGCATTGATTACTACCTAAAACATGAGCCAACCCCTGATCAAGTATTCTCACCTGATGCCGAATTTCCAATTATCAACGGTGAACAAGGAATCTATACCCTGACCATGACCTTTAAAGATGACAATAAAAAGGGATCAGTAATCCTTAAGTCATTCAAGGCCGGTATTGCCGAAAACGTAACTCCTCAAAAGGCCTATGCAACTATTGTTGGTAGTGATTTAGCCACAATGAAGGAAAAATATACTAAGTTTTTATCAGATAATAAACTTGAAGGCGAATTCACTATTGAGGGCGATGAAGCTAAGATTGAATTAACTGGTCAAGGTGCCCATGCATCTGCACCTCAAGTTGGTAGAAATGCGGCTACATTTTTGGCAGTATTTCTAGATCAATTTGATTTTGCTGGTCGCGATAGAAGCTGGCTTCATTTCTTAGCCGATGTTGAACATGAAGACTTTAACGGCAAAAAATTAGGCGTTGCTCATCATGATGACTTGATGGGTGATCTCTCAAGTGCTCCATCAATGTTTGACTACGAGGAAAATGGAAATGCTGTTTTGAAAGATAATATTCGCTATCCTCAAGGTACTGATCCAGATAAGATGGTTAAGCAAGTTGAAGAAAAATTTGGTGATATCTTAACTCCAAGTTTTGCTTCATTTGAAGAACCTCATTATGTACCTGGAGACGATCCATTAGTTCAAACCTTGCTCAAAGTTTATGAACGCCAGACTGGTAATAAAGGTCATGAAGTCGTGATCGGCGGTGGGACTTATGGGCGTTTATTTAAGCATGGAGTTGCATATGGCGCTCAACCTGAAGATGCTCCAATGGTTATGCACCAAGCAAATGAATATATGAAGGTAGATGACCTAATTAATTCAATTGCGATTTATGCCGAAGCTATCTATGAATTGACCAAGGACGCCGAATAAAAATTTTTACATGTATCAAAAAAGCTTATATACTGATCTTGTTTTAATGCAGTATATAAGCTATAGAAAGTTGCTAGTGTCATATATCACTAGTGACTTTTTTATTTTTCCAATAAAATTTCTTCATTATTTTTCTTAGATTTTAGCCAAAAATGATGTCCCAAGTAACAAATAGCTACAAAAGGAATTGTATAGTACAATGCTACTCTTTGAGTTGGATCGAACCAGATTAACACACAAGAAAGTAGGCTTGATATAAATGCAAAATATGGAATTACAGGATACCATGGGGTCTTGTACTTCAATTCACTGAGTTGATGACCTGAGTTTAAAAATGCCCTTCTAAACTTCAATTCTGACCATGCAATCGCCGTCCAAACGAATACAACAGCTAATCCAGAAATAGAAACTAATACTAGATAAACCGTCGAGGCAGCAACTTTACTAGAAATCAAAGCAAAAATTCCGCCTAACATACTTACTACTAATGACAATACTGGAATACCACGCTTATTAGTTTTGGTGAATGCTTTAGGAATTGTTCCTTCGTTGCCCAACGACCAAAGCATTCTAGTTGAAGCATACAAACCTGAATTGGCCGCAGAAATAATTGCAGTCAAAACTACGAAGTTCATAATATTTGCAGCAAATGGCACATGAATTAGGTCAAGCACATACACAAATGGGCTTTGAGTTACTCCAGCCGTATGATAAGGAATTAATGCAGCCATAACTACAATTGAGCCAATAAAGAAGACAATTAAACGCCAAAGTGTTGTCCTAATTGCTTCAGGAATAGCTTTCTGAGGATTCTCTGCTTCACCAGCCGTAATGCCAATAAGCTCAGTTCCTGAAAAAGCAAAGTTTACTGTTAGCATTGTTGTAAATACTCCACCCCAGCCGTTGGGGAACCAGCCATTTTTATAAAAATTAACCAATCCCAATGTGCTTGATAAACTTTGCTCAACTGATCAATCAAAGCTGTTGCGGTCCATAATTTATTATTAGTATCTACGCCTTGTTTTTCCAATTCATACGACATTGCACCATCTAGGACTAATCCCTTATTTTTAATCTGTTCAAGCAAACCCATTTTTTTCATGCTGTCAACATTATTTTAGTAAATTTCCTAAATAATAGCCGCAATAAACTAGAACCAAGCCACCCAGATATGATGACACCGCGTAGAATACAAGACCACGATAATTTTTACTCTTATAAAGCTCAACTAATTCTGTATTCATAGTGGAAAAGGTTGTATAGCCACCCATTACTCCAGTTCCTAGTAATGCATAAATAAAAGTGTTAGCACCAATTCCAAAAATCAAGCCTAAAATTAGTGCTCCAGTTAAGTTAATAAACAAAGTCGGTGTAGGTAAATTAGAAAATTTATTACCAATCCATTCCCAATGCTTTTTACCATAATTAGTAATAGCATAACGAAGCATAGCTCCAATTGATGCACCAATTCCTGCAAGCAAAAAATTCATCGTGTATTCCTTTCCTTTCTTACTAATTGACCAACTTTTTTACCAATTTTCATTCCTAACATAGCAAAAACAAAGCCAAAAATAATTGAGCTAAAGTAATAAATTACTGCTTCGATTGGCAAATTAGCCTGCATATTTTTTAAAACATCAAGATTAAAAGTTGAAAAAGTAGTAAATGCACCTACAAAGCCAGTACCTAATCCAACTACAAGCCATTGCCTAATCTCTTTAGTTTCAATAAAAAAGTAGGTGAAAAACGCTAATAAAAAGCAACCTATGACATTACCCCAAAAAGTACCATAATAGCTGAAGTTTGCATTTAAACCAGCACGTGCCATACCACCAAAAAAGGCGAAAATAGCGATACTAATGTAATTAATAAATTTTGAATTCAAACAGATTCCTCCCACAAAAAAACGTCTACTCTACCCCTATCGGATAAAGTAGACGTCATTAGATTTTACTCGGTTAATGGCGAACGTCATCACCTATTCAGTTGACAGTTATCATCATACGACTTTTCTGTTTGGTTGGCAAGTTGTATTGTGTACGTGTCGCAAAGCGACACGCAGTTTAATTATTTAATAAAAAATTTAGTAACAACGTGCTTGAAATAATGTATAATTATTTTTAACGAATGTTTGAAAGGAGCCTCAATCTTGACTTTTCCATATGAAGATAAATTTCGCATTTACTGTAAACAACAAAAGAAACTAGCCGATTCAACTATTTCTCTAGCCTGTTCTTCAATTTCAACTTTTTGGGATTATTATTCTGGTAGTTTAGATGCTACTGAAGCAAATGTAGAAAATGTTACAACTGGAGATATACGTAACTTTTTAGATTCACTTGAAAATAAACTCCATATGAAAAGTAATACAGTAAATAAATATCTTAGTCACATAAAGATGTATTTTGTTTTTTTGAATGAATATGGCTACATCATTACTTATCCATTGCTCACTTTACGTGGTAATCGCTTCAATCGTAAGCAACACTATGTTATTGGCTGGGAAAATTATTTATCAGAATTAATTCAAATAAAAAATATTCATCCTGAAACTATCAAGATGATGGCTGCTATTGCTTGTGGTTTTAAGCCAAAAGAA
This is a stretch of genomic DNA from Lactobacillus crispatus. It encodes these proteins:
- a CDS encoding APC family permease; protein product: MSETIETVNFEPGKKHYMSWPVIALIDFVTIISFENIFYPFQNQGLSVVVSWIFLLFAYVIPYALMSSQMGLTFTDQAGGLASWVRHSSNDTLGYWTSWMYWVQTVPYLVDVSNSVIVSFSWIILGNNTLDKHMSTFWFGILTFVIILAFILVENAIKNSLELLSLIGGGAMFIMSMLFVLLAVWSVMHGHHIATQPFNLAAFKPSFSLRYFSTTGLLIFAMSGAELAAPYIVQMRDPKHEFPKAMWMLALMTGFLTIFGTLALAMFFNAHHIPHDFKMNGPYYAFQLLGESLGWGKVLMYIFAVVQALFMMAQLAVLLDASSRVFAGDVADKFMPKWLTGKKDKTGRPVHSYTLTCGLALFLLLLTGTLPNINSIYNWLLNINGIISPYKTCWVFFAFIMLRMHQEKFHSDYVFVKNKTGALIMGWWCLIFTFICATLGFIPQEAEATFGSAAFNHQLIMNIITVIVLFGLGFLLPYLRKREERKEMNI
- a CDS encoding phage integrase N-terminal SAM-like domain-containing protein, whose product is MTFPYEDKFRIYCKQQKKLADSTISLACSSISTFWDYYSGSLDATEANVENVTTGDIRNFLDSLENKLHMKSNTVNKYLSHIKMYFVFLNEYGYIITYPLLTLRGNRFNRKQHYVIGWENYLSELIQIKNIHPETIKMMAAIACGFKPKEIMILHVNELLAKVKENDVREYIQNHTNFANNDNPYLFARRDGKHYASDFNINQKIAPDRSIVGMPLTTHKLRMSYVYSVLSNSKLTEADYIEKLHLSMKTLNYYRKNMTLYVETSKFELKK
- a CDS encoding IS256 family transposase yields the protein MNDFTKDFAQALFNPDKINDLLRKELQQAVNNLLEAELTAFLGYDPYARNGWNTGNSRNGAYFRKVDTQFGPIEVQVPRDRNGQFHQHTLPDYKQHSDVLESTIIKLYSKGVTTREIADLIEKMYGSHYSPAQVSNISKQMLPKIEAYHKRKLSDKFFCVYLDATYLPLRRETFEREAVYIAIGIKPNGHKEVIDYCIAPSENIEVWTEMLQNMKSRGLKQVELFLSDGVVGMKTALARTYPKAHFQRCLVHVMRNICAKVRVDDREKIMNEFKQIHQQTSKKEAAAVLHKFYAKWNKAYSHVIKGLKEIEPDLLVFYNYPKQIRASIYSTNMIESFNNVIKRKAKPKAEFPTEQSLDAFIGIQAMSYNDRYFNRIHKGFGQVQDTLESYFD
- a CDS encoding fluoride efflux transporter FluC, yielding MNSKFINYISIAIFAFFGGMARAGLNANFSYYGTFWGNVIGCFLLAFFTYFFIETKEIRQWLVVGLGTGFVGAFTTFSTFNLDVLKNMQANLPIEAVIYYFSSIIFGFVFAMLGMKIGKKVGQLVRKERNTR
- the crcB gene encoding fluoride efflux transporter CrcB codes for the protein MNFLLAGIGASIGAMLRYAITNYGKKHWEWIGNKFSNLPTPTLFINLTGALILGLIFGIGANTFIYALLGTGVMGGYTTFSTMNTELVELYKSKNYRGLVFYAVSSYLGGLVLVYCGYYLGNLLK
- a CDS encoding pyridoxamine 5'-phosphate oxidase family protein — encoded protein: MRQHVPELDRNLSNDEFLDLIVDCFHSVIFGTVDQNGDPHTNIIDIDFNEDGRLIFATTNQKSFYRHIKGHNKVSITALRGRETLTSIGFTLEGYVDEVSPQYLERIYKIKPQMHHIYANKTKDMNTLRAFALTPIIGSVYDLRFDHVFQKQFDFVNVPSKMQVEILE
- the pepV gene encoding dipeptidase PepV, which gives rise to MNIDYKKLAQAKKDDILRDLDELIAIDSSEDLNNTSEEYPVGPGPVKAMKKFLSFAQRDGFHIKNVDNYAGRVDYGTGEKRLGIIGHMDVVPAGDGWVTDPFKMLIKDGKIIGRGSADDKGPALAAYYGMLLLKEAGFEPKKKIDFIVGTNEETNWVGIDYYLKHEPTPDQVFSPDAEFPIINGEQGIYTLTMTFKDDNKKGSVILKSFKAGIAENVTPQKAYATIVGSDLATMKEKYTKFLSDNKLEGEFTIEGDEAKIELTGQGAHASAPQVGRNAATFLAVFLDQFDFAGRDRSWLHFLADVEHEDFNGKKLGVAHHDDLMGDLSSAPSMFDYEENGNAVLKDNIRYPQGTDPDKMVKQVEEKFGDILTPSFASFEEPHYVPGDDPLVQTLLKVYERQTGNKGHEVVIGGGTYGRLFKHGVAYGAQPEDAPMVMHQANEYMKVDDLINSIAIYAEAIYELTKDAE